The proteins below are encoded in one region of Desulfovibrio sp. X2:
- a CDS encoding ATP-binding protein, translated as MRRAPWPPVPPPSPATGLGLFIANKVVTQHGGAITVESEPGQGTRFLVRLPHVLPEAIKATAVQRQAQT; from the coding sequence ATCCGCCGCGCTCCCTGGCCACCCGTCCCCCCTCCGTCCCCGGCCACGGGGCTCGGGCTGTTCATCGCCAACAAGGTGGTCACGCAGCACGGCGGGGCCATCACCGTGGAGTCCGAGCCCGGGCAGGGCACGCGCTTCCTGGTCCGTCTGCCCCACGTGCTCCCCGAGGCGATCAAGGCCACGGCCGTGCAGCGTCAGGCCCAGACCTGA
- a CDS encoding sensor histidine kinase KdpD, protein MASSDRTSERRPDPDTLLAIARKAEERERKGRLRVFFGAAPGVGKTYSMLEEARARHSDGTDVVVGLVETHGRAETEALLYGLEILPRRHVDYKDMRLAEFDLDAALARRPGLLLVDELAHTNVPGSRHLKRWQDVRELLDQGIDVYTTVNVQHIESLNDLVAQITGVRVRETVPDSFLEAADALVMVDLPLEDLLERLKQGKVYVPAQAEWAARNFFRSGNIIALRELALRFIADRINTEVLVYREGHAIETTWPTAERLLVCVGPSPTSARLVRSAKRMAVSLRAPWIAAFVEAPQVSEQQRGRAMENLRLAENLGAEILHLKGSGIAEEIVALARSRNVSRIIIGKPVRWRLLDFFLGSPVDDLVRRSGEIDVHVIRGSDEAAGHGAGGGEAAGGRTEDMPSEHGGRSSWRDYGLALGCWAGATAMAFAMFPSFQLSNLIMVYLLGVVVAAVACGRGPSFLTAVASVLSFDFFFVPPRFTFAVSDTQYVVTFVIMLVVALIISHLTTLMRRHARTARGLERHTGMLLSLSRRLAEARGTARVVAVAERAVSELLECRCMLLVAEEGGRLTRPRGGHGGRQEGFSLDDRELGAAQWVFANGRAAGRGTDTLPEARSVFLPLFGRERTVGVLAARPVGQQAAFLPVQQRLLDSFAKQIALALEVERLQDAARTAQMESEAERLKASLLSSVTHDLRTPLAAIMGSAESLLAPHAGGDPETARMLAANIHDEAARLSRLLGNLLRLTKIESKAMELHEEPTPVEEVVGAALAAVKSLLGERRVDIDIAPDLPMAPMDGTLVEQMLANLLENAAKYTPPDSPVSVSARLRGDFVELSVADRGPGLPPGDPKRLFDIFQRGPAEAVRGDGLGLAISRAVAAAHGGTIRAENRPGGGAIFTAALPLAGHERKGGRRP, encoded by the coding sequence ATGGCATCTTCCGACCGCACTTCCGAACGGCGCCCCGACCCCGACACCCTGCTGGCCATCGCCAGGAAGGCCGAGGAGCGCGAGCGCAAGGGACGGCTTCGCGTCTTCTTCGGGGCCGCCCCGGGCGTGGGCAAGACCTACTCCATGCTCGAGGAGGCCCGGGCCAGGCATTCCGACGGAACGGACGTGGTCGTGGGTCTCGTGGAGACCCACGGCCGGGCCGAGACCGAGGCGCTGCTCTACGGGCTCGAGATCCTTCCCCGCCGCCACGTCGACTACAAGGACATGCGGCTGGCCGAGTTCGACCTGGACGCGGCCCTGGCGCGCAGGCCGGGCCTGCTCCTGGTGGACGAGCTGGCCCACACCAACGTCCCGGGCTCGCGCCACCTGAAGCGCTGGCAGGACGTGCGCGAGCTCCTGGACCAGGGCATCGACGTCTACACCACGGTCAACGTCCAGCACATCGAGAGCCTGAACGACCTGGTGGCCCAGATCACGGGCGTGCGCGTGCGCGAGACCGTGCCCGACTCGTTCCTCGAGGCCGCGGACGCGCTGGTCATGGTCGACCTGCCGCTCGAGGACCTGCTCGAGCGTCTGAAGCAGGGCAAGGTCTACGTTCCGGCGCAGGCCGAATGGGCGGCCAGGAACTTCTTCCGCTCGGGCAACATCATCGCCCTGCGCGAGCTGGCACTGCGCTTCATCGCCGACCGCATCAACACCGAGGTGCTCGTCTACCGCGAAGGCCACGCCATCGAGACCACCTGGCCCACGGCCGAACGGCTGCTGGTCTGCGTGGGGCCGAGCCCGACCTCGGCCAGGCTCGTGCGCTCGGCCAAGCGCATGGCGGTGAGCCTGCGCGCGCCCTGGATAGCGGCCTTCGTGGAGGCCCCTCAGGTCTCCGAGCAGCAGCGCGGCCGGGCCATGGAAAACCTGCGCCTGGCCGAGAACCTGGGTGCCGAGATACTGCACCTGAAGGGCAGCGGCATCGCCGAGGAGATCGTGGCCCTGGCCCGCTCGCGCAACGTCTCGAGGATCATCATCGGCAAGCCCGTGCGCTGGCGTCTGCTGGACTTCTTCCTGGGCAGCCCGGTGGACGACCTGGTGCGCCGAAGCGGCGAGATCGACGTGCACGTCATCCGCGGCTCGGACGAGGCCGCGGGGCACGGCGCGGGCGGCGGCGAAGCCGCGGGCGGCCGGACCGAGGATATGCCGTCCGAGCACGGCGGCAGATCCTCGTGGCGGGACTACGGCCTCGCGCTCGGCTGCTGGGCAGGCGCCACGGCCATGGCCTTCGCCATGTTCCCCTCCTTCCAGCTGAGCAACCTGATCATGGTCTATCTCCTCGGCGTGGTCGTGGCGGCCGTGGCCTGCGGTCGCGGGCCGTCCTTCCTGACCGCGGTGGCGAGCGTCCTGTCCTTCGACTTCTTCTTCGTGCCGCCGCGCTTCACCTTCGCGGTTTCGGACACGCAGTACGTCGTGACCTTCGTCATCATGCTCGTCGTGGCCCTGATCATCAGCCACCTGACCACGCTCATGCGCCGCCACGCCCGCACGGCCAGGGGGCTCGAGCGCCACACCGGCATGCTCCTCTCGCTCAGCCGCCGCCTCGCCGAGGCGCGCGGCACGGCGCGGGTCGTGGCCGTGGCCGAGAGGGCGGTCTCCGAATTGCTCGAATGCCGCTGCATGCTCCTCGTGGCCGAGGAGGGAGGCCGCCTGACCAGGCCCCGGGGCGGCCACGGCGGGAGACAGGAGGGCTTCTCCCTCGACGATCGCGAGCTCGGCGCGGCGCAGTGGGTCTTCGCCAACGGCCGGGCCGCGGGCCGGGGCACGGACACCCTGCCCGAAGCCCGGTCCGTGTTCCTGCCGCTCTTCGGCCGGGAGCGGACCGTGGGCGTGCTGGCGGCCAGGCCCGTCGGGCAGCAGGCCGCCTTCCTGCCGGTGCAGCAGCGGCTCCTCGACTCGTTCGCCAAGCAGATCGCCCTGGCGCTCGAGGTGGAGAGGCTGCAGGACGCCGCGCGCACGGCCCAGATGGAGTCCGAGGCCGAGAGGCTCAAGGCCTCGCTCCTGAGCTCCGTGACCCACGATCTGCGCACGCCGCTCGCGGCCATCATGGGCTCGGCCGAGAGCCTGCTCGCCCCCCACGCGGGCGGCGACCCCGAAACGGCGCGCATGCTCGCGGCCAACATCCACGACGAGGCGGCGCGCCTGAGCCGCCTGCTGGGCAACCTCCTGCGCCTGACCAAGATCGAGTCCAAGGCCATGGAGCTGCACGAGGAGCCGACCCCGGTGGAGGAGGTGGTGGGCGCCGCCCTCGCTGCGGTCAAGAGCCTGCTCGGCGAGCGCCGCGTGGACATAGACATCGCGCCGGACCTGCCCATGGCCCCCATGGACGGCACGCTCGTGGAGCAGATGCTCGCGAACCTCCTCGAGAACGCGGCCAAGTACACGCCGCCGGATTCCCCGGTGAGCGTGTCCGCGCGCCTTCGGGGGGACTTCGTGGAGCTTTCCGTGGCCGACCGGGGGCCTGGGCTGCCGCCCGGCGATCCGAAACGGCTTTTCGACATCTTTCAGCGCGGCCCGGCAGAGGCCGTGCGCGGCGACGGGCTCGGGCTCGCCATCAGCCGCGCCGTGGCCGCGGCGCACGGCGGAACCATCCGGGCCGAGAACCGGCCGGGCGGAGGCGCGATCTTCACGGCCGCGCTGCCGCTTGCCGGGCACGAGCGAAAGGGCGGGCGCAGGCCATGA
- a CDS encoding TIGR03905 family TSCPD domain-containing protein: MQPFLTPLGISTPTNDGAGVPGETELFIPEGVCSKAIRYEISGGTVTRLDFSGGCDGNLKALSALVAGMKVEDVIAKLSGITCGNKPTSCADQLCKALRASLERQKAVRA; encoded by the coding sequence ATGCAACCCTTTCTCACGCCCCTCGGCATCTCCACCCCCACGAACGACGGCGCCGGCGTCCCCGGCGAGACCGAACTCTTCATCCCCGAGGGCGTCTGCTCCAAGGCCATCCGCTACGAGATCAGCGGGGGCACGGTGACGCGCCTCGACTTCAGCGGCGGATGCGACGGCAACCTCAAGGCCCTCTCCGCCCTCGTCGCCGGCATGAAGGTCGAGGACGTCATCGCCAAGCTCAGCGGCATAACCTGCGGCAACAAGCCCACCTCGTGCGCGGACCAGCTTTGCAAGGCCCTGCGCGCTTCCCTCGAGAGGCAGAAGGCCGTCCGCGCCTGA
- a CDS encoding Fic family protein — translation MNPRKPRYIWERPDWPKLVYDSRELEKLLSEDAYASGLFFGRIGQLGMADRTAAAAEILTEEALTTSEIEGELFRRDSVRSSVARRLGLSDAGMAPEDRRAQGVVDVLLDATREHDAPLSAARLFGWHKAMFPLGTSGLKEITVGSWRDDRLGPMQVMSGPLGREKVHFEAPPAARVPGEMDAFLRWWAQSRATMAGVVRAAMAHLWFVTIHPFDDGNGRLARTLSDMALAQHEGQGVRYYSVSSQIMRTRQEYYEVLERTQKGDGDVTEWLCWFIDCHLKSLARSGQILDAVFARARFWQAHGRTPLSERQRKVVTKLAEAGPGGFTGGLSNRKYVTMTGASRATAFREIEDLLHKGVLTRREGGGRTTSYDLAWDG, via the coding sequence ATGAATCCGAGAAAACCGCGCTACATCTGGGAACGGCCGGATTGGCCGAAGCTTGTCTACGATTCCCGCGAGCTGGAAAAGCTTCTGAGCGAGGACGCGTACGCATCGGGGCTGTTCTTCGGCAGGATCGGGCAGCTGGGCATGGCGGACAGGACCGCGGCCGCGGCCGAGATCCTGACCGAGGAGGCCCTGACCACCAGCGAGATCGAGGGCGAGCTCTTCCGCCGGGATTCGGTGCGTTCCTCCGTCGCCCGGCGGCTGGGGCTTTCCGATGCGGGCATGGCGCCCGAGGACAGGCGCGCGCAGGGCGTCGTGGACGTGCTTCTCGATGCCACCAGGGAGCACGACGCGCCGCTGAGCGCAGCACGGCTCTTTGGCTGGCACAAGGCCATGTTCCCGCTCGGCACCTCAGGCCTCAAGGAGATCACCGTGGGGAGCTGGCGGGACGACAGGCTCGGCCCCATGCAGGTCATGTCCGGCCCCCTGGGCAGGGAGAAGGTGCATTTCGAGGCCCCGCCCGCGGCAAGGGTGCCCGGCGAGATGGACGCCTTTCTCCGCTGGTGGGCACAAAGCCGCGCCACCATGGCCGGGGTGGTCAGGGCAGCCATGGCGCACCTGTGGTTCGTGACCATCCACCCCTTCGACGACGGCAACGGGCGGCTGGCCAGGACCCTGTCCGACATGGCCCTGGCCCAGCACGAGGGGCAGGGCGTCAGGTATTACAGCGTCTCGTCGCAGATCATGCGCACCCGCCAAGAGTACTACGAGGTCCTGGAACGCACCCAGAAGGGCGATGGCGACGTCACCGAATGGCTCTGCTGGTTCATCGACTGCCACCTGAAATCCCTGGCCCGCTCGGGACAGATACTGGACGCGGTCTTCGCCCGGGCCAGGTTCTGGCAGGCCCACGGCCGAACTCCGCTGAGCGAGCGCCAGCGCAAGGTCGTCACCAAACTGGCCGAGGCCGGACCGGGCGGCTTTACGGGCGGCCTCTCGAACCGCAAGTACGTGACCATGACCGGCGCGAGCCGCGCCACTGCCTTCAGGGAGATCGAGGACCTCCTGCACAAAGGCGTGCTGACCCGCCGCGAAGGCGGCGGGCGCACGACGAGCTACGACCTGGCCTGGGACGGGTAG
- a CDS encoding response regulator: MSGHDITILAIEDELPIRRFLKAYLDGRGFRLLEAGTGQEGLSLAASHRPDVILLDLGLPDMDGLDVLARLREWTKTPIIILSAREQEQDKIRGLDAGADDYLGKPFGLGELEARMRVALRHAEASARDTDAGEVFESGDLRVDLARRKVTVAGEEARLTPIEFKLLAAMVRHAGLVVTHAQLLREVWGRHDADQAHYVRIYVHQLRGKIEREPARPEHLKTETGVGYRLE; the protein is encoded by the coding sequence ATGAGCGGACACGACATCACCATCCTGGCCATCGAGGACGAACTTCCCATCCGGCGCTTCCTCAAGGCCTATCTCGACGGCCGTGGATTCCGCCTCCTCGAGGCCGGGACAGGCCAGGAGGGCCTCTCCCTGGCCGCCTCCCACAGGCCGGACGTCATCCTCCTCGACCTCGGACTGCCGGACATGGACGGTCTCGACGTGCTGGCCCGGCTTCGCGAGTGGACGAAGACGCCGATCATCATCCTTTCGGCCCGCGAACAGGAGCAGGACAAGATCAGGGGGCTCGACGCCGGGGCTGACGACTACCTGGGGAAGCCCTTCGGCCTGGGCGAGCTCGAGGCCCGCATGCGCGTGGCCCTGCGCCACGCCGAGGCCTCGGCGCGGGACACGGACGCCGGGGAGGTCTTCGAGTCCGGCGACCTGCGCGTGGACCTCGCGCGGCGCAAGGTCACTGTGGCAGGCGAGGAGGCGCGGCTCACGCCCATCGAGTTCAAGCTCCTCGCGGCCATGGTCCGCCACGCGGGGCTCGTCGTCACCCACGCCCAGCTCCTGCGCGAGGTCTGGGGCCGCCACGACGCGGACCAGGCCCACTACGTGCGCATCTACGTCCACCAGCTGCGCGGCAAGATCGAGCGCGAACCAGCCCGCCCCGAGCACCTGAAGACCGAGACCGGCGTGGGCTACCGGCTGGAGTGA
- the kdpB gene encoding potassium-transporting ATPase subunit KdpB, protein MSKKQARPLFDSALVRGAAVDALRKLTPARQVRNPVMFTVYVGSILTTILFLQAWLGRALFGRAEAPAGFILAIACWLWFTVLFANFAEAMAEGRGKAQAAALRKARHDVTAKKLAQPSRDSAACEVSSSELRRDDVVLVEAGEPIPCDGEVVEGVASVDESAITGESAPVIREAGGDRSAVTGGTRVLSDWLVVRVTSDPGETFLDRMISMVEGAKRKKTPNEIALNILLAALTLVFLVVCATLLPYSAYSVTQAGQGRVIGLAVLAALFVCLAPTTIGGLLSSIGIAGMDRLIQANVIAMSGRAVEAAGDVDVLLLDKTGTITLGNRQAAEFLPADGVTAAELADAAQLASLADETPEGRSIVVLAKERHGLRGRNIHELHASFVSFTAKTRMSGVDLPGRSIRKGAPDAVEHHVASLGGAFPAQVREMVRTIAKDGGTPLLVAEGARVLGAVWLKDIVKGGIKERFAELRRMGIRTIMVTGDNALTAAAIAAEAGVDDFLAEARPETKLDYIRRIQAEGRLVAMTGDGTNDAPALAQADVGVAMNTGTQAAKEAGNMVDLDSSPTKLLEIVGIGKQLLMTRGALTTFSISNDVAKYFAIIPAAFAGTYPALGALNVMGLKTPESAILSAVIFNALIIVCLIPLALRGVRYRPVGAARALRDNLLVYGLGGLVVPFVGIKAIDMLLSALHLV, encoded by the coding sequence ATGAGCAAGAAACAGGCCCGTCCCCTCTTCGATTCCGCCCTGGTGCGCGGCGCCGCCGTCGACGCCCTGCGCAAGCTCACGCCCGCGCGCCAGGTGCGCAACCCGGTCATGTTCACGGTCTACGTGGGCAGCATCCTGACCACCATCCTCTTCCTTCAGGCATGGCTGGGGCGGGCGCTTTTCGGCCGCGCCGAGGCCCCGGCCGGGTTCATCCTGGCCATAGCCTGCTGGCTGTGGTTCACCGTGCTCTTCGCCAACTTCGCCGAGGCCATGGCCGAGGGTCGGGGCAAGGCCCAGGCCGCGGCCCTGCGCAAGGCCCGCCACGACGTGACGGCGAAGAAGCTCGCACAGCCCTCGCGCGACTCCGCCGCCTGCGAGGTCTCCTCCTCGGAGCTTCGGCGCGACGACGTGGTCCTGGTGGAGGCCGGGGAGCCCATCCCCTGCGACGGCGAGGTGGTGGAAGGCGTGGCCTCGGTGGACGAGAGCGCCATCACCGGCGAGTCCGCGCCCGTGATCCGCGAGGCAGGCGGCGACCGCAGCGCCGTGACCGGCGGCACCCGCGTGCTCTCGGACTGGCTCGTGGTGCGCGTGACGAGCGATCCGGGCGAGACCTTCCTCGACCGCATGATCTCCATGGTCGAGGGCGCCAAGCGCAAGAAGACGCCCAACGAGATCGCCCTGAACATCCTGCTGGCCGCGCTGACCCTCGTCTTCCTCGTGGTCTGCGCCACGCTCCTGCCCTACTCGGCCTACAGCGTGACCCAGGCCGGACAGGGCAGGGTCATCGGCCTGGCCGTGCTCGCGGCCCTCTTCGTCTGCCTCGCGCCCACGACCATCGGCGGGCTGCTCTCCTCCATCGGCATTGCGGGCATGGACCGCCTGATCCAGGCCAACGTCATCGCCATGTCCGGCCGCGCCGTGGAGGCCGCGGGCGACGTGGACGTGCTCCTGCTCGACAAGACCGGGACCATCACCCTTGGCAACCGCCAGGCCGCCGAGTTCCTGCCCGCCGACGGCGTCACGGCCGCGGAGCTGGCCGACGCGGCGCAGCTCGCCTCGCTCGCCGACGAGACGCCCGAGGGCCGCAGCATCGTGGTCCTGGCCAAGGAGCGCCACGGCCTGCGCGGGCGGAACATCCACGAGCTGCATGCCTCCTTCGTGTCCTTCACGGCCAAGACCCGCATGAGCGGCGTGGACCTGCCCGGCCGCTCCATCCGCAAGGGCGCGCCGGACGCGGTGGAGCATCACGTGGCCTCGCTCGGGGGCGCGTTCCCCGCCCAGGTGCGCGAGATGGTCAGGACCATCGCCAAGGACGGCGGCACGCCGCTGCTCGTGGCCGAGGGGGCGCGGGTGCTCGGCGCGGTGTGGCTCAAGGACATCGTCAAGGGCGGCATCAAGGAGCGCTTCGCCGAGCTTCGGCGCATGGGGATCCGCACCATCATGGTCACGGGCGACAACGCCCTGACTGCGGCGGCCATCGCGGCCGAGGCGGGCGTGGACGACTTCCTGGCCGAGGCCAGGCCCGAGACCAAGCTCGACTACATCCGGCGCATCCAGGCCGAGGGCAGGCTCGTGGCCATGACCGGCGACGGCACCAACGACGCCCCGGCCCTGGCCCAGGCCGACGTGGGCGTGGCCATGAACACCGGCACCCAGGCCGCCAAGGAGGCCGGGAACATGGTGGACCTCGACTCGAGCCCGACCAAGCTCCTCGAGATCGTGGGCATCGGCAAGCAGCTGCTCATGACGCGCGGCGCGCTGACCACCTTCAGCATCTCCAACGACGTGGCCAAGTACTTCGCCATCATCCCGGCCGCCTTCGCCGGGACATACCCCGCGCTCGGCGCGCTGAACGTCATGGGGCTCAAGACTCCCGAGAGCGCCATCCTCTCGGCCGTCATCTTCAACGCGCTGATCATCGTCTGCCTCATCCCCCTGGCGCTTCGCGGCGTGCGCTACCGGCCCGTGGGAGCGGCGCGCGCCCTGCGCGACAACCTCCTGGTCTACGGCCTGGGCGGCCTCGTGGTGCCGTTTGTCGGCATCAAGGCCATAGACATGCTCCTCTCCGCCCTGCACCTGGTGTGA
- the kdpA gene encoding potassium-transporting ATPase subunit KdpA, giving the protein MSTIDIARVALYLAVLGALAWPLGLYMARVYEGRPLFLLDRLAGPLERLVYRLCGVRPDEEMDWKTYACSLMVVNALGMLLVYALERLQGALPGNPLGLPGVSPWVALNTAVSFASNTNWQAYGGESTMSLLTQMLGLTVQNFLSAATGMAVLAALVRGLARRETDRLGNFWVDMTRGVLYVLLPLSLLLALALCSQGVVQTFSGEVAVTGLEQTAGQPGGRVSEQRIALGPVASQEAIKQLGTNGGGFFNVNSAHPFENPTPLSNFLEMLAILLIPAALCVTFGRMVGDMRQGVAVLAAMSVMLVAFLALGLSAEQAGNPRLAALGVDQSAASSPLEAARPGGNMEGKEARFGIVDSVLWATATTAASNGSVNSMHDSYTPLGGLGPMLLMQLGEVVFGGVGSGLYGMLVFAVVAVFVAGLMVGRTPEYLGKKIEAFEMKMASLVILIPPFLVLIGTAAAVATGARDAVANPGAHGFSEILYAFSSMGNNNGSAFAGLAADRPYYALAGALAMFVARYWLIVPTLAIAGSLAAKKRAPFGAGTLPTDTALFAGLLVAVVLAVGALTFIPALALGPIAEHLMLFAK; this is encoded by the coding sequence ATGAGCACCATCGACATCGCGCGCGTCGCGCTCTACCTCGCGGTCCTCGGCGCGCTGGCCTGGCCGCTGGGCCTGTACATGGCCCGCGTCTACGAAGGGCGCCCCCTGTTCCTTCTCGACCGCCTGGCCGGGCCGCTCGAGCGGCTCGTCTACCGCCTGTGCGGCGTGCGGCCGGACGAGGAGATGGACTGGAAGACCTACGCCTGCTCGCTCATGGTCGTGAACGCCCTGGGCATGCTCCTGGTCTACGCCCTCGAGCGCCTGCAGGGCGCGCTGCCGGGCAATCCGCTCGGACTTCCCGGCGTCTCCCCCTGGGTGGCGCTGAACACGGCCGTGAGCTTCGCCTCCAACACCAACTGGCAGGCCTACGGCGGCGAGAGCACCATGAGCCTGCTCACCCAGATGCTCGGCCTGACCGTGCAGAACTTCCTCTCCGCGGCCACGGGCATGGCCGTGCTCGCGGCCCTGGTGCGCGGGCTCGCCCGGCGCGAGACGGACAGGCTCGGCAACTTCTGGGTCGACATGACGCGCGGCGTCCTCTACGTGCTCCTGCCGCTCTCGCTCCTCCTGGCCCTGGCGCTGTGCTCGCAGGGAGTGGTCCAGACCTTCTCGGGCGAGGTCGCGGTCACGGGCCTTGAACAGACCGCCGGGCAGCCCGGCGGCCGGGTTTCCGAGCAGCGCATCGCCCTCGGCCCTGTGGCCTCGCAGGAGGCCATCAAGCAGCTCGGCACCAACGGCGGCGGCTTTTTCAACGTCAACTCGGCGCACCCCTTCGAGAACCCCACGCCGCTCTCGAACTTCCTGGAGATGCTGGCCATCCTGCTCATCCCCGCGGCGCTGTGCGTGACCTTCGGCCGCATGGTCGGGGACATGCGCCAGGGCGTGGCGGTGCTTGCGGCCATGAGCGTCATGCTCGTCGCCTTCCTGGCGCTGGGGCTTTCCGCCGAGCAGGCGGGCAACCCGCGCCTCGCCGCTCTCGGCGTCGACCAGTCGGCCGCGTCGTCGCCCCTCGAGGCCGCGCGTCCGGGCGGGAACATGGAAGGCAAGGAGGCGCGCTTCGGCATCGTGGACTCGGTCCTCTGGGCCACCGCCACCACGGCCGCGTCCAACGGCTCGGTCAACTCCATGCACGACTCCTACACCCCGCTGGGCGGGCTCGGCCCCATGCTCCTCATGCAGCTCGGCGAGGTGGTGTTCGGCGGCGTGGGCTCCGGGCTTTACGGCATGCTCGTCTTCGCCGTGGTGGCCGTCTTCGTGGCCGGGCTCATGGTCGGCCGCACGCCGGAGTACCTGGGCAAGAAGATCGAGGCCTTCGAGATGAAGATGGCCTCCCTCGTCATCCTCATCCCGCCCTTCCTCGTGCTCATCGGCACGGCCGCGGCCGTGGCCACGGGGGCGCGCGACGCCGTCGCCAACCCCGGCGCGCACGGCTTCTCCGAGATCCTCTACGCCTTCTCCTCCATGGGCAACAACAACGGCAGCGCCTTCGCCGGGCTCGCCGCGGACAGGCCCTACTACGCCCTGGCAGGGGCGCTCGCCATGTTCGTCGCGCGCTACTGGCTGATCGTGCCGACGCTGGCCATCGCGGGATCGCTCGCCGCCAAGAAGCGCGCGCCCTTCGGCGCGGGCACGCTGCCGACGGACACCGCCCTCTTCGCCGGGCTCCTCGTGGCCGTGGTCCTGGCCGTGGGCGCGCTGACCTTCATCCCCGCCCTGGCCCTCGGCCCCATCGCGGAACACCTCATGCTCTTCGCCAAGTAG
- the kdpF gene encoding K(+)-transporting ATPase subunit F, producing the protein MLVVAAIVAAGLFVYLLVALLSPESFE; encoded by the coding sequence ATGCTCGTCGTCGCGGCGATCGTCGCGGCCGGACTGTTCGTCTATCTCCTCGTCGCCCTTTTGAGCCCGGAGTCCTTCGAATGA
- the kdpC gene encoding potassium-transporting ATPase subunit KdpC, whose translation MKNLILPHLRPALTLLAVFSLLTGLAYPAAVTGLCQALFPAQANGSLVMENGIAVGSALIGQPFASPGSFWGRPSATAPGPDNAMASSGSNLGPSNPALYAAVAERAARLRAADPGNAAPVPAELVEASASGLDPHLSPAAVMYQVPRVARARGITPERVRELVRAGIEPRQFGILGEPRVNVLLLNMALDRLAGGPPRPAPAPLAQPGQ comes from the coding sequence ATGAAGAACCTCATCCTCCCCCACCTGCGGCCCGCGCTCACGCTCCTGGCCGTGTTCAGCCTGCTCACCGGGCTCGCCTATCCGGCGGCCGTGACCGGCCTGTGCCAGGCCCTCTTCCCCGCACAGGCGAACGGCAGTCTAGTCATGGAGAACGGCATCGCCGTGGGCTCGGCCCTCATCGGCCAGCCGTTCGCATCGCCCGGCTCCTTCTGGGGCCGCCCCTCGGCCACCGCGCCCGGCCCGGACAACGCCATGGCCTCGTCCGGCTCGAACCTCGGGCCGAGCAATCCCGCGCTGTACGCCGCCGTGGCCGAACGCGCGGCGCGGCTTCGCGCGGCCGATCCGGGCAATGCCGCGCCCGTGCCCGCGGAGCTGGTCGAGGCCTCGGCCAGCGGGCTCGATCCGCACCTGAGCCCGGCCGCGGTCATGTACCAGGTTCCCCGCGTGGCCAGGGCCAGGGGCATCACGCCCGAGCGCGTCCGCGAACTCGTACGCGCGGGCATAGAGCCGCGCCAGTTCGGCATCCTGGGGGAGCCGCGCGTCAACGTGCTGCTCCTCAACATGGCGCTCGACCGCCTTGCGGGCGGCCCGCCCCGTCCCGCGCCCGCCCCCCTGGCGCAGCCCGGGCAATAG